Proteins encoded within one genomic window of Macrotis lagotis isolate mMagLag1 chromosome 3, bilby.v1.9.chrom.fasta, whole genome shotgun sequence:
- the CDKN1C gene encoding cyclin-dependent kinase inhibitor 1C: MAAPGARRASAVAASAAVCRRLFGPVDHEELGRELLGRLAELRAEAERRWDYSFQSERPLAGPGRLQWQELAEHSVPAFYRETVQLGRSRRPPPAPAGRPALRPPPACAPEPRGPGPEAAAQAPAVAVADSPPLDGGLDSDSAFTLLAAARTGGAPASNALITAFFVKRKRPRAFKPFHLDHALPRGRSPDRDLSDPDASDSSDDSAGSSGRDSPAGRPRRVRRSRRARPAAPPSEQRPSKRSR; this comes from the exons ATGGCGGCCCCGGGCGCCCGTCGGGCCTCGGCCGTGGCGGCCAGCGCGGCCGTGTGCCGCCGCCTCTTCGGCCCGGTGGACCACGAGGAGCTGGGCCGCGAGCTGCTGGGCCGGCTGGCCGAGCTGCGCGCCGAGGCCGAGCGGCGCTGGGACTACAGCTTCCAGAGCGAGCGGCCGCTGGCCGGCCCGGGCCGCCTGCAGTGGCAGGAGCTGGCCGAGCACTCGGTGCCCGCCTTCTACCGCGAGACGGTGCAGCTGGGCCGCAGCCGCCGGCCGCCGCCCGCGCCCGCCGGCCGGCCCGCGCTGCGCCCGCCGCCCGCCTGCGCCCCCGAGCCCCGGGGCCCCGGGCCCGAGGCCGCCGCCCAGGCGCCCGCCGTGGCCGTGGCCGACTCGCCGCCCCTGGACGGCGGCCTCGACTCGGACTCGGCCTTCACCCTGCTGGCGGCCGCCCGGACCGGCGGCGCCCCGGCCAGCAACGCCCTCATCACAG CCTTCTTTGTGAAGCGCAAGAGACCCCGAGCCTTCAAACCTTTTCACCTGGACCACGCTCTGCCCCGCGGCCGGAGCCCGGACCGCGACCTGTCGGACCCCGACGCCTCGGACTCGTCGGACGACTCGGCGGGGAGCTCAGGCCGGGACAGCCCCGCGGGCCGCCCCCGCCGCGTCCGCCGCAGCCGTCGAGCCCGCCCGGCCGCCCCGCCGTCGGAGCAAAGGCCCAGCAAGCGCAGCCGGTAA